One part of the Larimichthys crocea isolate SSNF chromosome XIX, L_crocea_2.0, whole genome shotgun sequence genome encodes these proteins:
- the ccdc28a gene encoding coiled-coil domain-containing protein 28A has product MEEVRKLKRKSPRTSTSNTNTTNTAAPTAGSGRKTSTSSGGRHVGYSHNTGTHSSQKSKRRAVRDKSRHHAGSAAKANPSQSQSQAAPPIQHSFLTDVSDVQEMENGLLSLLNDFHSGKLQAFGNECSIDQMEHVREMQEKLARLHFDLYGEVDEMPEDQRKTACDTNMDKLLLNLEELSSSIQKLNLADSQEIPRTASM; this is encoded by the exons atggaggaggtgaggaagcTAAAGCGAAAGAGTCCCAGGacctccacctccaacaccaacaccaccaacacagcGGCTCCCACCGCGGGCTCTGGCCGGAAAACGAGCACCTCCTCCGGGGGGAGGCACGTCGGCTACAGCCACAACACGGGGACTCACTCCAGCCAGAAGAGCaagaggag GGCTGTCAGAGATAAATCCAGGCATCACGCAGGCTCGGCTGCAAAAGCTAATCcgagccagagccagagccaggcGGCACCACCCATCCAGCACTCCTTCCTGACGGATGTGTCAGACGTGCAGGAGATGGAGAACGGTCTGCTCAGCCTCCTCAACGACTTCCACTCAGGGAAACTCCAAGCATTTG gCAACGAGTGCTCCATAGATCAGATGGAGCACGTGAGGGAGATGCAGGAGAAGCTGGCCCGTTTGCACTTTGACCTCTACGGCGAGGTGGATGAAATGCCCGAGGACCAGAGGAAGACGGCCTGTGACACCAACATGGACAAGCTGCTCCTGAAC CTCGAGGAGCTCAGTTCTTCGAT CCAGAAACTGAATCTAGCCGACTCCCAGGAGATCCCGAGGACTGCCAGCATgtga
- the ect2l gene encoding epithelial cell-transforming sequence 2 oncogene-like isoform X1 — translation MDTKLKSTSHSVKRWQLSGTDYSARAETLFSTWTPLNDKTGNMQLFEERMNLVLHWFDLWTDRQRKHLLYSLLTRCTKPQLRYCRDLLIETLPVTQVDFTSVLPRFLSLYVMSFLSPRDLCSASQVSWHWRVLTEQDCLWAGRCIRRGWFLPYTPVEKEYGAWKNHYVSCVSTLDLLTPREAAEQYGTLNRPSTGATEEEEERRKERRVRQMIRDKLQEEKRTSIRTRRAWGGGGSTQTGRPGSGLTFSSSPSLSWPPRTAASSSLSLSLDSPRTAAPSSDRVQTSSPRSERLKASGALSSFTYRPAPPHTAPPIHRPSPALLLLISDRIPAYELLLCGVKAGVIVVLYDHRGTLSALLTQAERAISGQRVQRLGLVAPGGTDEIQLLHSSFLSERTLLTPDHRDFWEKLSGWVAPAEDGGGIDMFSPLAASASGVALVQTLSTLTGLEVRAPTGLATGSFQNILSEWSGGAVCSGLSDQQPAAPALRFMCESVLRGWCTQAQWMEEALREMRGRLGAQLQRVSLQARGRALGHCLWENVCLEELCVSEDLKEALTEGLTALTRQDETRPLEFLAVFLTRWSEEKGGGGEGQWKNKGGDLSVAAHNSQKRLSRIPDLPQEVLDWRGAVARELHHSECVYVGRLGAVLKVYQEPLTAALNSNRAILSHADIHIVLSPVMHILELNRVFQVDLQARLQQWDAEQCVGDVFVKLCSKLRVYTNYLNNYTTALCTIDKCREAKPAFRAFLKRADRTLATHMLSLQELLLCPVWRIQEYVTLLQALSVHTQPGHPDHTHLSSALNTLLRFIAFIQKLKRSSERDGALEETQQMIQGCPRLSESNRQLIITQDAALLRSPDEQIPDSFRTYEQVSDVSFFLFNDALVLTRRTVQHTPFTLAHQSAHTFVASVALASLTVREITHSRYVSHAFVLEGPCRSWVCATERGEEREHFLSVLRSAITSALRGHE, via the exons ATGGACACGAAGCTCAAGTCCACATCGCACTCCGTGAAGCGCTGGCAGCTCAGCGGGACCGACTACAGCGCGCGGGCCGAGACCCTGTTCAGCACCTGGACCCCTCTGAACGACAAGACCGGCAACATGCAG CTCTTTGAGGAGAGGATGAACCTCGTGCTCCACTGGTTTGACCTGTGGACTGACCGACAGAGGAAGCACCTGTTGTACTCTCTGCTCACACGCTGCACCAAACCCCAGCTCAG GTACTGTCGGGATCTGCTGATCGAGACGCTTCCTGTGACTCAAGTGGACTTCACCTCGGTCCTGCCTCGGTTCCTGTCCCTGTACGTGATGTCGTTTCTGTCCCCTCGTGACCTCTGCTCGGCCTCCCAGGTCAGCTGGCACTGGAGGGTCCTCACGGAGCAG GACTGTCTCTGGGCCGGCCGGTGCATCAGGAGAGGCTGGTTCCTCCCGTACACTCCCGTAGAGAAAGAATACGGAGCGTGGAAGAACCACTACGTCTCCTGCGTCTCCACGCTGGACTTGCTCACTCCACGGGAGGCGGCCGAGCAGTACGGGACCCTCAACCGGCCGAGCACAGGGgcgacggaggaggaggaagagaggaggaaggagaggagggtcAGGCAGATGATCAGAGACAAGCTACAGGAGGAGAAGA GAACGTCTATAAGAACCAGGAGAGCCTGGGGCGGAGGTGGAAGTACCCAGACAGGGAGGCCCGGCTCTGGACTGACGTTCagctcttctccctctctgtcctggCCTCCAAGGACTGCCGCgtcctccagcctctctctcagcctggaCAGCCCCAGGACTGCAGCCCCGAGCTCGGATAGAGTCCAGACCTCCAGTCCGAGAAG TGAGCGGCTGAAAGCCAGCGGAGCGTTGTCCTCCTTCACCTACAGACCCGCACCGCCACACACAGCCCCTCCCATCCATCGGCCCTCTCCTGCCCTCTTACTGCTGATCTCCGACAGGATTCCTGCCTATGAG CTGTTGCTGTGCGGTGTGAAAGCAGGAGTCATTGTGGTTCTGTACGACCACAGAGGGACTCTCTCGGCTCTGTTAACCCAAGCGGAGAGGGCTATTTCTGGGCAGAGAGTTCAGAGGCTGGGCCTAGTTGCTCCAGGAGGAACGGATGAGATCCAACTGCTTCACA GTAGTTTCCTGTCAGAGAGGACTCTGCTGACCCCCGACCACAGAGACTTCTGGGAAAAACTGAGCGGCTGGGTGGCACCGGCTGAAGACGGAGGAGGGATTGACATGTTCTCCCCGCTGGCTGCATCTG CATCAGGAGTGGCTCTGGTCCAGACTCTCTCTACTCTGACTGGACTGGAGGTTCGAGCGCCGACGGGTCTCGCCACCGGAAGTTTCCAGAACA TCCTGAGCGAGTGGTCTGGCGGCGCCGTGTGCTCCGGCCTCTCGGaccagcagccagcagctccGGCGCTGCGGTTCATGTGTGAGAGCGTCCTGCGGGGCTGGTGCACTCAGGCTCAGTGGATGGAGGAGGCTCTGCGGGAGATGAGGGGCCGCCTGGGGGCGCAGCTACAGCGGGTGAGCCTCCAGGCCAGAGGCCGAGCTCTGG GTCACTGTCTGTGGGAGAACGTCTGCCTCGAGGAGCTTTGTGTGTCCGAAGATCTAAAGGAGGCTCTGACGGAGGGACTGACTGCTCTCACACGACAGGACGAG ACCAGACCTCTGGAGTTTCTTGCCGTCTTCCTGACAAGATGGAgcgaggagaagggaggaggtggagagggacaGTGGAAGAACAAAGGAGGAGATCTGTCTGTAGCAGCACATAACTCACAGAAACGCCTCAGCCGGATACCTGACCtgccacag gaAGTTTTAGATTGGAGAGGCGCCGTCGCCAGAGAGCTGCACCACAGCGAGTGTGTTTACGTGGGGAGGCTGGGCGCCGTGCTGAAG GTTTACCAGGAGCCGCTCACAGCAGCGCTGAACTCCAACAGAGCCATCCTCAGCCACGCCGACATCCACATCGTCCTCAGTCCCGTCATGCACATACTGGAGCtcaacag ggtgttTCAGGTAGATTTACAGGCCCGGCTGCAGCAGTGGGATGCAGAGCAGTGTGTCGGAGACGTGTTTGTAAAGCTGTGTTCAAAACTCCGAGTCTACACCAACTACCTGAACAACTACACCACCGCCCTCTGCACCATCGACAAG tgcagggAGGCGAAACCTGCATTTCGGGCTTTCCTGAAGAGAGCAGACAGAACGCTTGCAACACACATGctgag ccttcaggagctgctgctgtgtccgGTGTGGAGAATCCAGGAGTACGTGACTCTGCTTCAAGCTCTCTCCGTGCACACACAGCCCGGTCACCCGgaccacacacacctgtcctccGCCCTCAACACCCTGCTGCGATTCATAGCGTTCATACAGAAG ttAAAACGCAGCTCGGAGAGAGACGGCGCGCTGGAGGAGACGCAGCAGATGATCCAAGGATGTCCG cgTCTCAGTGAATCAAACAGGCAGCTGATCATAACTCAGGACGCTGCTTTGCTCCGGAGCCCCGACGAGCAGATTCCAGACTCGTTCAG GACCTACGAGCAGGTGTCTGACGTgagcttcttcctcttcaacGACGCTTTGGTGCTGACGCGGcgaacagtgcaacacacacctTTCACGCTGGCTCACCAGAGCGCGCACACCTTCGTGGCCTCCGTGGCTCTCGCCAGCCTGACCGTGAGAGAGATCACGCACTCGCGCT acGTGAGTCACGCTTTCGTCCTGGAGGGTCCGTGCCGTTCGTGGGTTTGTGCCACAGAGagaggcgaggagagagagcacttcctgtctgtgctgcGTTCAGCAATCACCTCTGCTCTGAGAGGACACGAGTGA
- the ect2l gene encoding epithelial cell-transforming sequence 2 oncogene-like isoform X2 has protein sequence MNLVLHWFDLWTDRQRKHLLYSLLTRCTKPQLRYCRDLLIETLPVTQVDFTSVLPRFLSLYVMSFLSPRDLCSASQVSWHWRVLTEQDCLWAGRCIRRGWFLPYTPVEKEYGAWKNHYVSCVSTLDLLTPREAAEQYGTLNRPSTGATEEEEERRKERRVRQMIRDKLQEEKRTSIRTRRAWGGGGSTQTGRPGSGLTFSSSPSLSWPPRTAASSSLSLSLDSPRTAAPSSDRVQTSSPRSERLKASGALSSFTYRPAPPHTAPPIHRPSPALLLLISDRIPAYELLLCGVKAGVIVVLYDHRGTLSALLTQAERAISGQRVQRLGLVAPGGTDEIQLLHSSFLSERTLLTPDHRDFWEKLSGWVAPAEDGGGIDMFSPLAASASGVALVQTLSTLTGLEVRAPTGLATGSFQNILSEWSGGAVCSGLSDQQPAAPALRFMCESVLRGWCTQAQWMEEALREMRGRLGAQLQRVSLQARGRALGHCLWENVCLEELCVSEDLKEALTEGLTALTRQDETRPLEFLAVFLTRWSEEKGGGGEGQWKNKGGDLSVAAHNSQKRLSRIPDLPQEVLDWRGAVARELHHSECVYVGRLGAVLKVYQEPLTAALNSNRAILSHADIHIVLSPVMHILELNRVFQVDLQARLQQWDAEQCVGDVFVKLCSKLRVYTNYLNNYTTALCTIDKCREAKPAFRAFLKRADRTLATHMLSLQELLLCPVWRIQEYVTLLQALSVHTQPGHPDHTHLSSALNTLLRFIAFIQKLKRSSERDGALEETQQMIQGCPRLSESNRQLIITQDAALLRSPDEQIPDSFRTYEQVSDVSFFLFNDALVLTRRTVQHTPFTLAHQSAHTFVASVALASLTVREITHSRYVSHAFVLEGPCRSWVCATERGEEREHFLSVLRSAITSALRGHE, from the exons ATGAACCTCGTGCTCCACTGGTTTGACCTGTGGACTGACCGACAGAGGAAGCACCTGTTGTACTCTCTGCTCACACGCTGCACCAAACCCCAGCTCAG GTACTGTCGGGATCTGCTGATCGAGACGCTTCCTGTGACTCAAGTGGACTTCACCTCGGTCCTGCCTCGGTTCCTGTCCCTGTACGTGATGTCGTTTCTGTCCCCTCGTGACCTCTGCTCGGCCTCCCAGGTCAGCTGGCACTGGAGGGTCCTCACGGAGCAG GACTGTCTCTGGGCCGGCCGGTGCATCAGGAGAGGCTGGTTCCTCCCGTACACTCCCGTAGAGAAAGAATACGGAGCGTGGAAGAACCACTACGTCTCCTGCGTCTCCACGCTGGACTTGCTCACTCCACGGGAGGCGGCCGAGCAGTACGGGACCCTCAACCGGCCGAGCACAGGGgcgacggaggaggaggaagagaggaggaaggagaggagggtcAGGCAGATGATCAGAGACAAGCTACAGGAGGAGAAGA GAACGTCTATAAGAACCAGGAGAGCCTGGGGCGGAGGTGGAAGTACCCAGACAGGGAGGCCCGGCTCTGGACTGACGTTCagctcttctccctctctgtcctggCCTCCAAGGACTGCCGCgtcctccagcctctctctcagcctggaCAGCCCCAGGACTGCAGCCCCGAGCTCGGATAGAGTCCAGACCTCCAGTCCGAGAAG TGAGCGGCTGAAAGCCAGCGGAGCGTTGTCCTCCTTCACCTACAGACCCGCACCGCCACACACAGCCCCTCCCATCCATCGGCCCTCTCCTGCCCTCTTACTGCTGATCTCCGACAGGATTCCTGCCTATGAG CTGTTGCTGTGCGGTGTGAAAGCAGGAGTCATTGTGGTTCTGTACGACCACAGAGGGACTCTCTCGGCTCTGTTAACCCAAGCGGAGAGGGCTATTTCTGGGCAGAGAGTTCAGAGGCTGGGCCTAGTTGCTCCAGGAGGAACGGATGAGATCCAACTGCTTCACA GTAGTTTCCTGTCAGAGAGGACTCTGCTGACCCCCGACCACAGAGACTTCTGGGAAAAACTGAGCGGCTGGGTGGCACCGGCTGAAGACGGAGGAGGGATTGACATGTTCTCCCCGCTGGCTGCATCTG CATCAGGAGTGGCTCTGGTCCAGACTCTCTCTACTCTGACTGGACTGGAGGTTCGAGCGCCGACGGGTCTCGCCACCGGAAGTTTCCAGAACA TCCTGAGCGAGTGGTCTGGCGGCGCCGTGTGCTCCGGCCTCTCGGaccagcagccagcagctccGGCGCTGCGGTTCATGTGTGAGAGCGTCCTGCGGGGCTGGTGCACTCAGGCTCAGTGGATGGAGGAGGCTCTGCGGGAGATGAGGGGCCGCCTGGGGGCGCAGCTACAGCGGGTGAGCCTCCAGGCCAGAGGCCGAGCTCTGG GTCACTGTCTGTGGGAGAACGTCTGCCTCGAGGAGCTTTGTGTGTCCGAAGATCTAAAGGAGGCTCTGACGGAGGGACTGACTGCTCTCACACGACAGGACGAG ACCAGACCTCTGGAGTTTCTTGCCGTCTTCCTGACAAGATGGAgcgaggagaagggaggaggtggagagggacaGTGGAAGAACAAAGGAGGAGATCTGTCTGTAGCAGCACATAACTCACAGAAACGCCTCAGCCGGATACCTGACCtgccacag gaAGTTTTAGATTGGAGAGGCGCCGTCGCCAGAGAGCTGCACCACAGCGAGTGTGTTTACGTGGGGAGGCTGGGCGCCGTGCTGAAG GTTTACCAGGAGCCGCTCACAGCAGCGCTGAACTCCAACAGAGCCATCCTCAGCCACGCCGACATCCACATCGTCCTCAGTCCCGTCATGCACATACTGGAGCtcaacag ggtgttTCAGGTAGATTTACAGGCCCGGCTGCAGCAGTGGGATGCAGAGCAGTGTGTCGGAGACGTGTTTGTAAAGCTGTGTTCAAAACTCCGAGTCTACACCAACTACCTGAACAACTACACCACCGCCCTCTGCACCATCGACAAG tgcagggAGGCGAAACCTGCATTTCGGGCTTTCCTGAAGAGAGCAGACAGAACGCTTGCAACACACATGctgag ccttcaggagctgctgctgtgtccgGTGTGGAGAATCCAGGAGTACGTGACTCTGCTTCAAGCTCTCTCCGTGCACACACAGCCCGGTCACCCGgaccacacacacctgtcctccGCCCTCAACACCCTGCTGCGATTCATAGCGTTCATACAGAAG ttAAAACGCAGCTCGGAGAGAGACGGCGCGCTGGAGGAGACGCAGCAGATGATCCAAGGATGTCCG cgTCTCAGTGAATCAAACAGGCAGCTGATCATAACTCAGGACGCTGCTTTGCTCCGGAGCCCCGACGAGCAGATTCCAGACTCGTTCAG GACCTACGAGCAGGTGTCTGACGTgagcttcttcctcttcaacGACGCTTTGGTGCTGACGCGGcgaacagtgcaacacacacctTTCACGCTGGCTCACCAGAGCGCGCACACCTTCGTGGCCTCCGTGGCTCTCGCCAGCCTGACCGTGAGAGAGATCACGCACTCGCGCT acGTGAGTCACGCTTTCGTCCTGGAGGGTCCGTGCCGTTCGTGGGTTTGTGCCACAGAGagaggcgaggagagagagcacttcctgtctgtgctgcGTTCAGCAATCACCTCTGCTCTGAGAGGACACGAGTGA
- the filip1l gene encoding filamin A-interacting protein 1-like isoform X2, translating into MVVDEQQRLTEQLKQQTAKIQELSASASQAQEELSSANARLQEEEQKVFRLEAELRDQTGRYHQEQDAMTAKLTSEDAQNRQLRQKLSALSRQLDELEETNKTLRRAEEELQELRDKISRGECGNSSLMSELEELRKRVLEMEGKDEELIRMEDHCRDLNKKLEKEANQSRSLKAEVDKLNHRIMDLEKLEDAFSKSKQECGSLKNNLEKERTVSKVLTSELEVLKVRVKELEAAESQLGKTELTLKEDLTKLKTLTVMLVDERKAMAEKLKQMENKVQNSTGKLQAEQDKVTSVTEKLIEESKKALRSKAELEEKMCNATKERDDLKAKLRDEEERSNDLESKINMMKKRLQSLETIEREHLRSKAKEEHITAPIANRFQQEDNKVKDLTQEVERLRRKLKDMKVVEGEPLKTEEFESLEKRFNNEQEKAKALMEELEISRKELSKYQLAEKKECNQEHVLYKRLKEEEAKSSHLTREVAALKEKIHEYMGTEESICRVKTDHSTLQRKLTQQEVRNKELAREMETLTRELERYRRFSKSLRPGMNGRRFSDLHVSTKEVQTEPLDLMSPNCKTMAPLERAVVNGKLYDESEPEDNANYSNELQLTKCSPSLINNVNNLNNMRRARVPFLKNKDTPHQVNGKVQARQNGNHVQPGDVVLTHSPGQPLHIKVTPDHGHNTATLEITSPTTENTQSFTSTAVIPTSGGPPKQRITIIQNASISPTAKSISPTTKSKGSPISDEPCSPDRALSPFTMATYSRAMTPDSCGSVTPDRAMSPIQIVSVTTGTPDRSLSTEPVEIVGGHAVFRVTPERQTNWQVQRSNSSGPNVITTEDNKIHIHLGSPFIQSISTPTQTLSPCHTPGLQEQRTQVLANCSTPTAKGNSKITSSIMIKPTSTPIQRPSQITIPLEAFRRPGPTRIPKPKGYSSQKGTAVAASTVGLQNKSSHQATGKDQQPNNNNNPHLVNRRL; encoded by the exons ATGGTCGTGGATGAACAGCAGCGTCTCACCGAGcagctgaaacaacaaacagctaaGATCCAAGAACTCAGTGCCAGCGCTTCACAAgcccaggaggagctgagcTCAGCTAATGCCCGTCTGCAGGAAGAGGAGCAAAAGGTCTTTCGCTTGGAGGCTGAGCTGCGTGACCAAACCGGTCGATACCATCAGGAGCAAGACGCCATGACTGCCAAACTGACCAGCGAGGATGCCCAAAACAGGCAGCTGCGCCAGAAGCTGTCAGCCCTCAGCAGACAGCTCGATGAGCTGGAGGAGACCAACAAGACCCTGCGGAGAGccgaggaggagctgcaggagctgagAGACAAAATTAGCCGCGGTGAGTGTGGAAACTCTAGCCTCATGTCTGAGCTTGAAGAGTTACGGAAAAGGGTACTTGAAATGGAGGGAAAGGACGAAGAGTTGATCAGGATGGAGGACCACTGCAGGGACCTCAATAAGAAACTGGAGAAAGAGGCCAATCAGAGCCGGAGCCTGAAGGCCGAAGTCGATAAACTGAACCACAGGATTATGGATTTGGAGAAATTAGAGGATGCGTTCAGCAAGAGCAAACAAGAATGTGGCTCGCTCAAAAATAACCTGGAGAAGGAGAGGACGGTGTCAAAGGTTCTGACCAGTGAGCTGGAGGTCTTGAAGGTCAGGGTCAAAGAACTGGAGGCTGCTGAGAGCCAACTGGGGAAGACAGAGTTGACACTGAAGGAAGATCTAACCAAGCTAAAGACTCTGACAGTCATGCTGGTGGATGAGAGGAAAGCAATGGCGGAGAAGCTAAAGCAAATGGAGAACAAGGTCCAGAACAGCACTGGCAAGCTTCAGGCTGAGCAGGACAAAGTCACATCAGTCACAGAGAAGCTAATTGAGGAGAGCAAGAAAGCACTGAGGTCAAAGGCCgagctggaggagaaaatgTGCAATGCTACGAAGGAAAGGGATGACCTGAAGGCCAAGCTGAGGGACGAGGAGGAACGGAGCAACGATTTGGAGTCTAAGATCAACATGATGAAGAAAAGGTTGCAATCTCTAGAGACCATAGAAAGAGAACACCTGAGGAGCAAGGCCAAAGAGGAGCACATTACAGCACCCATCGCTAACCGCTTCCAACAAGAGGACAACAAAGTCAAGGATCTGACGCAGGAGGTGGAGCGCCTCAGACGCAAATTAAAGGACATGAAGGTGGTGGAAGGTGAGCCCCTGAAAACAGAGGAGTTTGAATCACTGGAGAAAAGATTCAACAATGAACAAGAGAAAGCTAAAGCCTTGATGGAGGAGCTGGAAATATCCAGAAAGGAACTTTCCAAGTACCAGCTGGCTGAAAAGAAAGAGTGCAACCAGGAGCATGTTCTTTATAAAcgcctgaaggaggaggaggcaaagTCTAGTCATCTGACCAGAGAGGTGGCAGCTCTGAAAGAAAAGATCCATGAATACATGGGAACAGAGGAGTCCATCTGCCGTGTGAAAACTGACCACTCTACACTGCAAAGAAAGCTGACCCAGCAGGAGGTCAGAAACAAAGAGCTGGCCCGAGAAATGGAGACACTCACCAGAGAGCTTGAGAGATACAGACGCTTTAGCAAAAGTCTTCGCCCTGGCATGAACGGACGGCGCTTTTCAGACCTTCATGTTTCCACCAAGGAGGTTCAGACAGAGCCGCTTGACCTCATGTCTCCAAACTGTAAGACGATGGCGCCGCTGGAACGCGCCGTGGTGAACGGGAAGCTGTACGACGAGAGCGAGCCTGAAGATAACGCAAATTACAGCAACGAGCTTCAGCTCACCAAATGCAGCCCCTCGCTCATCAATAACGTGAACAATCTGAACAACATGAGGAGAGCGCGAGTGCCGTTccttaaaaacaaagacaccccTCATCAGGTGAACGGTAAAGTGCAAGCACGGCAGAACGGCAACCACGTTCAGCCCGGAGATGTTGTGTTGACCCACAGTCCAGGGCAGCCTCTGCATATTAAAGTGACTCCTGACCACGGACATAACACAGCAACGCTAGAGATCACCAGCCCGACCACAGAAAACACCCAGTCATTCACAAGCACTGCCGTCATACCCACAAGCGGGGGTCCACCCAAACAGAGAATTACCATCATCCAGAACGCTTCAATATCCCCGACTGCAAAATCCATTTCCCCAACGACAAAATCCAAAGGTTCCCCGATATCTGATGAGCCGTGTTCACCGGACAGAGCCCTGTCACCTTTCACTATGGCCACATACTCGAGAGCAATGACTCCTGACTCTTGTGGCTCTGTAACACCAGACAGAGCCATGTCCCCTATACAAATTGTGTCCGTCACGACAGGGACCCCTGACCGCTCCCTCTCCACGGAGCCGGTGGAGATCGTCGGAGGGCACGCCGTCTTCCGCGTGACCCCGGAAAGGCAAACCAACTGGCAGGTCCAGAGGTCTAACAGCTCTGGGCCCAACGTCATCACCACAGAGGACAACAAAATCCACATTCACTTAGGGAGCCCCTTCATTCAGAGCATCAGCACTCCGACGCAAACGCTGAGTCCGTGCCACACGCCTGGACTCCAGGAGCAAAGGACGCAGGTGCTTGCAAACTGCAGCACTCCCACTGCCAAAGGCAACAGCAAAATCACAAGTAGCATCATGATTAAGCCCACCTCCACCCCAATCCAAAGGCCATCACAGATTACA ATACCTCTAGAAGCATTCCGGCGACCAGGACCGACGAGGATCCCCAAACCGAAAGGCTACAGCTCCCAGAAGGGGACGGCGGTGGCGGCGTCCACCGTGGGACTGCAGAACAAGTCGAGCCATCAGGCCACGGGGAAAGATCAGCagcccaacaacaacaacaacccacatCTAGTGAACCGCAGACTGTGA